AATGATATAGCTTTTAACTTCACGAAACTTTCACGCCCACTTCTCATTTCACCCAATGTTGTACTTTTACGTCGCACGCCCATTTGTCAATATATACATCATAACCTTTgtgtgacattttttttcctgcaataagCACGTACGCCACTTTCAAGAGTTCTTAAACTCTAGCGAGGTCACCTCCTAAAAAAGTGATAGCCAGCTTACAGCCTCCCCTGCACGTACAACAGCGAGATACTTCAAATTCTTTCTCGAAATAAAAATCCCCTTTCGACATAGCAtaatgttacgtgcagagaaaatgaacaaaagggtgaactcagcagttaacgtttaaacaaaatttattacaaaaataaaactaattgctaagtcagggatagagtacaagctttaaaagtgtacagattacttatctcagctgggacggcaaagctccagtctcagagttgtaacagtctgtcggacgAAAGAatagtcctttggcttgcaggcttgaagctgcacaaagtccacagtataaatccagcgttggcagtgagggtcttggaaagtcttgagaatgactactgctggagtttagtaacacacaagagacacgatcccaaaagtctgactggaagctgtgcacgtcccttttataaaggcatataagaacaatctagaacttttattgacatgctaattactgttctaaaattatctcccttacacaactaatcaactttccagaacattccaaaacacgactaattgaattcaaggttgtgaggtcattaagggcagtgaccttaagaatgttctagactaattggactcaggtcatgatgagtgtgggggaaatgacctacatagcATAAAAATCTATTCGATGATCTTAGGGGCCGAGGTATTTTTTACACGTGCATGGTAAACGCAATTTCTGCGTTTAGGGGGAGAGGTTTGGCTGTTTTTGAAGAACTCATAAATCCAACCAATCCGtattctgtatcagcataccTACAATCGATAAAAAGGGTAAAATTTGctatttttctatattttatcTTTCACAATCACGCATACGCTACCACCACCCTTGGCGCCCCTCCGAAATCAATCTCTATTCAGCGCCAACTCGACAATGACGCAACGAATAGaataaaatgaattgaaacagtgtatccaaaatgattgttacgttattttacatATGCACTGAACcgcatgtatgtcaaaagaatgcggGTGCAGCGCCGATGGCCTGCTACACGTCAAACAATATAGCGCAATATTTTACGATACATAAAAACGTGTAGCAAGATGTTACGATATAACAGGATATAGTGCGATTTATGCGCACGGTGATCGAAAAACAGCCAAAACTCTCCCCCTAAACTTGAAATTGCGTTATCCATGCGCGTGTAATAATTATACACTGCCCCTAAGATCATCGAATATATTTCTATGCTATGTCGAAAGGGGATGAAATCATGAGCTGCATTTCATGTTTTATCTGTTTACCTGATCATCCACAAGAAGGTACAATAATTTCATACAATTACAGGCGTCACGACAACACGCTATGTACGGCTGGCTCTCTTTCGCTGTAGCATACGCTTGGTTGATAATGACTTATGATCCCGTCACAGTCATTTCGATAAATATCATGTCACTGCATCATTAATAACAAATAAGCAAAATAACAGGAGCAAGACATGTTACAAGTAAAGTTTATCGTTAAACAGTGAAAGCGCAATCACAAATATAGAGTACGAAACTTACCTTTAAATGTGCTCCAGACTCACCAACCCAACGTTACCGCTTCACGACTCATACAAACTGTTTCAAACGCTTGTGAACTACTTCGCAGTGGTTTTATTGCCTTCTAATTTACAAGATTAGGGCAACTTGTGGATATAAGAGCCCAAATGTTTGAGCGCCAGGGTGTAGAAAAATATGTTGCCCTTTCTCTGACACCCATGCTGGCGCTTCTGAAGAACACTTAGCCcaatatttattacaaaaaacaaTGGGGGTTTCTTTGGGGTCTTCTGATGGCCCCGTGAAGCAACTAATACCCAAAAGTTAATGATAATTCTAACATGGTTCATTACGGGCCCTGCATTCTCCAGTCTTGGTCAATTTGGCTATCAGACCTTATTAAAACCGAATCGACGAAAATCTTTCTCGGGTTAAATTGAAGATGAATGTATAGAAAGGTACAATCAATATGGTGTAAAAGTTACACCATATTGCAATGGTTACAAAGCGATTTACAAACTTTTATTGTAGTTCTATCGGTGACTTGAATTAGTTATCAGCTGATTACATGTGAGCGTTGGCAGTATCATGAAGTTGGGCACGGTCAATTGTTCAATTTAAGGACGCCATGTTTATGTCCTGACATTATTAAAGACGGGATTGCAATTTAGCAACAGCTACTGATTAGGTGTAATCTCACCGTGTGACGAGTAAGGGGTATCATCGAGAACTTTGATAATGCCTGAGTGGATAGTTTACTTGTTTTACCATTATAGTCTTGACATATTCAGATTGATCTCGAATCTCAGAAGTATCTGCTGCACAGCCTAACCCTGTCGATGAATTCCCCTCCCTAAAATTAAGTTAACTTAAGTGGAACCCCATCGCTAAATTCAGTTAAAGTGGCACCCTATCAAAATTCGAATATTGCGGTTCATAATATAATAAGATATCTACTTAGTATTTAATCGAAACTCTCAGGAATGGGGATATGTACAGTCGTTTGTATCTTATGCTGTATTCATATATTTGCAACAACAATTTTAACCTAAAAAAGTCATTATTTTCcgtcgaaataaaaaaacaatacaTATATTCACCAAATATTCCATACATATTTGAACTTTGAttaataatttttcatattgtcAGACAAAGATTACGTAACTGGACTAATAGGACTGTATTGTAGTTTGCACAGTAAAATAGGACAAGGCACTCATTGACTGATATTTATCGCGTGTTTGTTCACCACCGACCCTTGAACACTTCAGAGGGGGCGGCAGCCTAGACGGGTAGAACCGATTAGGCTATTTAGGAGTTAAGCAGCTGTCCATGGCTTTGGTGTGATTTGTACTACCTTCGAGGTAAAATAGACTTCAATAAACCTGTTTGTTGTTAACACACCGTGTTCTGATCTAAGTGACTGGAAACGGCACCAACCAAGATTGAGAGCACTGGGTGTTCATCATTAGGGAGACTATTTCAAGTGATGAGGACAATTGTAGTCAGTCAAGGCTTCGATAGACCCCTTACAGTTGTCCTGGGTTGGGTTTTAGTTACTCTAGCATGATCATGTTTCAGAAAATTGATAGCCCACACCCAGTGACAGTAAACCACAAGAATTTGAACAGTTCAGGAACTATGTGCAAgagcaatagcgagtgcatatatggagtgaacatGTCAAAACCTAATGGTATACTCATTGTATTGtcgaggtggtttattgctattatatcataacagtttaTCAAGATGCTTCAGACAAGGAACTTTTCTCTAGGTGAAAAATCTCATGTGTTTCAAAGATGCTACAATCTTGTACGGTATAATTAAGCAGTAAACCACACCTAGCGACGGCATATGACGAGAATTTGGCCATGTCACGACATATGTGCACTGGCGATAGCGAATGCGTATATGgcgtgaacttgtcaaaatcaagTTGGTATACCGTTGCTGAGATGGATCAATGCCGTTGTATCATAATATTAAATCGAAATTAAGGCGGGAAATGTCAAATAGGGGATTTCCTTTAGCTGGTATCTCTTACTTGTTCCATCCGTGCTATATTgcgaatatagcacggttattttcacttctcgaccaatcagatcgcaatATTTGCGCCATGAATATACTGGTCTGATATAATTTGTCCTAGGTTTGGGTAATATTCGCACCAGTATAATTTTATCATCaacatgtaatatttttgttttaatgtttctCTTTATTCGTTTAGATACAAGAGCGCATTCAATCTCGGTTAATACGAAAATTAAAAGTCATGTCATTTTCATAGTATCTTCCAAATATATCCTTAAATAGTTTATCacttaaaatgaaatgaaaaaatgaggATCACCATATCCTTTCCTATGAACATTGGAAACAAAATATGGcaattttgaaatacaattgatttaaaaataatattgtgagGATAATGTATTGTGACTTTTTGATATACAGTCAATTCCATTTCATGTTTAAAAGAATTGCTTTGTCAGATGTTTGATAGTCAACTATACACtctgaaaatttgatatttctggATGTCCTTATGTTAGGGAAGCAAAGGACTCATTCGTACCACCCAACACTTCTATCAATGTCAAATTCTTCAAACTCATAACTTACACATACATTGTAACTGTACACTTATCATTTTAGCAAAGTGTCACTATGAatacgattggaattaatttgggataattggatcttcatatttttcaaatttctcaaaagtgttaggtgcactatagctaaatgttgcaataagcttattacaaattactcataaaacaagagttcaacttaaaaagaaaagcagttgagattacatttgcagattaaacggacattacttcactatccaattatccaaaattagttccaatcgtgtttatgcTAACTTTAAAGCAAAATTCCTGATTTATCACTTGGTGTGAAAAAGATAAATAACGCACAACTAATATGATTTAAATGCTTTCATTAAATGAAATGAGTAACGAAGGGGTAAAGTCAGTGGATGGGTAAAAGGTCAGAAATGCTTTTTTTAAATAGACATGAAACTCAAATGTCCACATAAACCTAAAACGATAGTCATGTAATATGGTGCTAAATAACACCAAATGAGACCCGCTTATCAATTATGTAATTGTCAGTCTATTGAGTTTACATGCGCGAGCGCATAAAGCGCTTCAAAGTTTTGCGTTCTTAACCTTAAAAATGTAATACTTTTAAGGCTACAAACTAAGACAGTCAGACATTAAGTGAAAAACATAACTAAATGCTTAAGCGAAACATGGTATCACACAAATATAAAGTTAGCAACCCTGCGAAAAAGGAAATGTAGCAGTAATAAATATTCCTAATTCCGAATTACATAGATTAAGGGGGTTTGGTATGATAATTATTCTACAACGATACTATTAGATCGATCTCTTTGATTAGTTAGAATGGCATGCCAAAGGCAACGTTCGAGGGCTGCTCCTTAACACTCTCGTGAGGCTTTTTAAATATACTTGGTTTATAATAGCATAACACTTAAACTCTTGTTGTAAGTTTCTCTAAACCCTAGTCGTACTTATGTCGTTATGAATTCCATTGCagtgtttacttattttttgtgaaacatttgactttCAAGAGGTCAAGTGTCAGCAATCATTTTACGCACAATAAGTACTGATAGGTGCCCATATTTTCCTAAAATCAACGTTTTACAGATTATACTTCACTTGAAGGACGGatggacaaacagacaaacagacagactggAAGGAagatagagaaacatatagACAAACAGAGATAATAGACATTAACTCTTAATAGATGCTCATGAATACTTTGATATTGTTAAACAGTTAAGAACTTTGCCACCGTTTCTGGATTTATAAATATTAACAAACATGTAATGAAGCAAACCCATTTCACAGATTGTGGCTAAGCATTCTGTAGTATGTAACGTGCGTCAAGAAAAGGAATGTATGCCTCAATTACGTCATTACATACAATCACTTCAATTTAATGAGTAACCCGTACGGTATCACGGATCCACGTTCTTTAGTGAACCACTCAATCTCTTTGTTGCTGAAATGGGGATCAATTCTTGATTTTTCTCCGATAGTCTCTGGTCCAACTTTGTAACTAGAGGGATTAACATACACCTGGAACACAACCTTCGCCTCGTAGATCTTTTTTGTGCAACTGTCTTCGAACCTGCAGGGTCAAACGATACAGACCATCATATTTGATATAATTGTAATAGACGGATTAAAGATTGGTAATTATTTTCCGAAGCCAGGTGACCTTGCTTGGGCTTTTCGACAGAAAGGACACTATTCTCCTACCGTTTGGCAAATAAACATGtctatcattattattataacaTAACTCTCACCCTAAAAGCAAAGAGCgcttatattttgaaattaacatTGTTCTCACGAAACGCAAATATTAATAATTAAGAAGTGAAAGCACACCCTGCGACGAtttaccacgagattttgaccagttcgcaACATGTATGCACGAGCAATatcaagtgcatatatgaagtgaactgatcAAACCGAGaggtataccgttgctgggtgtaatttattgctattatatcaatacattatatgaaaattctggcatggaatgtCAAAAAATGATTTTCGCTCTTGCCGAAAGCTCGCACATGTGCCAACGGTGCTATATCTCGAATATACCACGGTCCTTTCCACggcttgaccaatcagatcgctgcatttgcgccatcagtatactggtataatataatataaaacaCTGAACGGCTTGAGGTGTGTATTAATGCACACAGTTCACACGCTGTAATAAGGTAAACAACTATAGCTTCTCTCTCAGGAACGCAAGCTATTGTATTGTAGTTGTACAGAATTTAAGGATTTAATCAGAATGAGAAATTAAAAGCCGTCGGAAATAAACCATCCTAAAGGCAGAATcatatattgttttattttaaagtaGGAAAATAAGTTATTGTTTCGGACGCCCAAAAGTGATTACTTGCATGACTTGGTTGAACTAAAATCTCGACAGCTTTGTTCGTGATCGTTTAATTATATACCTACAGAGTCCATGAGTTTCCACTTTTCTAGAAGTTTAATTCATTGTTGAATGTAACCTTGGCCCTTCAACGAGTGACACCTTATGCGTTATTTTCCCCATTGTTTCATAATTGATAAACTTTGTTCATAGACATATGCACTGTACGTTGAAACTGATTCGTGTTGAGTTAGATGTGCCACGCTAATGACAGAGTTGTTGGGGTCAAGTTGCAGGCAAATGGTAATTTTGAGTCCCGCTACTTCATCAACATATCCCAGCCTGCAACCACGAAGCATGCACAACACGTTTGATAATAATATGAGACACGGACTGACTGAGCTTAAGGTAGATGGCGCCTCGACATCGAAAGACATAAACCGTTGCTCAAACTTCAACGAAAATTTAAACCATAatccttttttcaaaattaacaataaacagcgcggtcatcgtgcaaattttggtactgtagAACGAACATTACTCAAAACTTCAaattaaaatggccaccatcccttgCTAACTCTGTTaggaaataattaattttcgattttcacaaaagtaaccGGATGGAAACTTTAGTACTCCACGAGCTTCGAAATGAGCAATATAAATGTTAGACAAAAGCGTATaagtttgagaatctgaatatctgtccccaagatgCATTATAACCTTACTCCAATCTTTCTTCACGTACTACGATCATCTTGCATGTATTTGACAAACTTTTCATATTCCTTATTATAGAGGTggtgttttattttattaaactgaCATGAAATCCGAGCATGTTGTTTACGTTTCTTGACGTCTGCGAAAGAAGTACTTGACCTAAAAGTACCTTACTTCAAAGTTGTCATATACTATAATGGTATACGGTACATCCGAGTGGGAGTCAGAAATACATTggtgaccctgtttgcaataaCAGTGTATATAAATGACATTTACATATCTGGGGCACACTAAAACTGACACTCGTGCCGAGGCTTGAGTGTGATCAGGGAACCTACGATTATTCAAAAACTAACGCGTGCGAGAGAAACATAATGTTTTTAGGTCCCCAACACAAgcagtttattttgaaattgattttgtGCCACTTTTTAGTCTTCTTGATTATAATAGAAACAGAACGAAGGGAGCTAGGAACCATTCTAAACATTTGATACTCTCTGTGGTGCTGTTCAAGAGCCCTTTATATCGACGTGGGTAAATGGATGCTGCAACTAATAAAAACTCTGCACAACAAGGCTGAATGTTTTTAAACGTCTGCATTAAACCAGCTGATTGTACATGTTCATGTTCACCGAGTAGTTGAACACTAGAAAACAAATCGGTGAAAAGGGATTTTTCTTCAATACTCACTCGCAGGCAGGTGCATAAACGTCCATTCCTGAGTACCTTACACTGGGGGACATAAATATCTGTTTGGTGTCGAAATCTTTAGGTTTCCAATCGTCGGTATAGTGACCCGGACCTTCAGAGAGTTTCCTACCTCCCAATAGTGTGTCTCCTGATAAATAGAGAGGTAAATATGTGAACAGTAAGTTGGTAAAGGTGAAAATATTCTAAAGAGAGGTGGATGAGTAGATAGGCGAACAGATAGAAAATCATACTAATTGATTATTGGTTGACAGATTGATTAATCGGTAGACTGTGAAATTGATTGGACGATTGCTTGAGAGAGTGACACTTGATGAGATAAGTAAACAAAAGAGAACACATCAGTATGTATGTTAAGCAACTTTGTTTCACACAGACACATCTacaacttttttttattttcacaagagCCGGACAGACTGGTGTATCACTTCAATACACATTTCTGTATATGCTCttaacaaaaaatacaatttaaatTTAATGTGATTCCGTGTAATTATTGTACAGGATATCACCCGAGGAAAGGATACTTTGCTAGAAGTACAGTAAGTGACTCTTAGCACTGGCGAATTGATCAGTTTTTAATAGGCAAAGCGAATATCAAGAGGAGTTTTTCTTTGACgtattaaaaatatttctggacAGACCTGGTATCAAAAGCTCTCCTGTCTTTAGGATAGACTTCACTGAATCCTTTCTAGTACCATGGAAAGCCCTATGCCATTTTTCAAAGACGTTAAGTGCTCGAGCTTTCGGTGGCATCCTGTAAGTTGAAAGAAACAGTGTCACACACCTGCACACAAAACGACACAAATGACGCGAAACAGAAACATGTGTTATTATTctgtggtatgtatgtatgtatgtatgtatgtatgtatgtatgtatgtatgtatgtatgtatgtatgtatgtatgtatgtatgtatgtatgtatgtatgtatgtatgtatgtatgtatgtatgtatgtatgtatgtatgtatgtatgtatgtatgtatgtatgtatgtatgtatgtatgtacgtacgtacgtatgtatgtatacaataCAGGCACCTTACTCTAGGGCAAAACGACACCATCCTAACGGTAAGGCGTAGACTTTCGGCGGTGCACCTCTAAGATAGCAGAGTTTGTCACCTCTGTGTTCATGACATTGTAGGCAGTAACACATGTTGAATTCCGAGTTAAAGAACGCATCTGCACAAACATCTTCGTCTGCAAATGGCAACAGGAAGAAAACATGTGATagatatttcaataaatttataaGATGGCCAAAAATAAGAAGATAGGCAACCGCCGATGCTAACTTCTCTAGGTATAGCTGTTTTTGgatcacattttaaaataacGCTCCGCTTTCATACAAATTCACAAATTTGTAAGGAttctttaaaaatatgattCTAAATACATTACAACTacttgtaattttcatgacgAAGGCAACTTAGTACAATTGAAAAGTTGGATTATATACTATTACAAAATCGTTTTACAATGCCTCTTTAGAAAGTCACTACCGGATATGTAAATTTCGTAAGCAAACCTGACAACTCCATCGATGTTTTAAACCTCTTGCAAAGTTCAAAGTAAGCGCAGCGCCTTCCCGTTGCTGTAGCTGGTCCTCTCGTCTCTAAAGAGAAACGATAAAGTCATTCTTCACAATAACACTCGTCAGACAAATTCTCATGCACAAATAgtttatctaaaagaaattaacTTACCCGTTATAGAACATTTTACCTGACAGGTACAATATTGCTATCGTATAAAACTGGAAAGAGCTGGTCCAGAGGAAGTatcgttgttttgttttgtttgtttttttgaggGAAACAAAAACTTTGCATTACGTCTGCTGTAGTCATGAAACGGAGGTATATAATTTTGTCACACCAGGTTGTTTCGTGCagtaattttaatttgaatatgACTGACCTTTGTCGTGCGATTCCAGTCTTATCAACACACGTTCCGCTGCTTGACTCACGATTGCGTTATTGCCCTCGCATACCGACTTCAGCGTTGTAATGGTGCCTGGTGATGAAGATATTTTCTCTTTATTCTCGACTAATTCTGCCAAAGTCCACAAAGCGTTTGCTGCTGCCTCCTGTATATCAGGCAAGTCATTCTTCAAAAGTTCGACTAGAAGCGGTACTCCGCCAATGTCGACAATCCTGgctttgtttttgtcatttatggCTAGGTTGTACAGGCCCGCTAAGATTTCTAATGTTGAATAATCACATTGTCTCGGGCTATTTTGGGACACAGTCTCAGCTGTTGCTTTCCTTAAAAGTTCAAAAATGTGAGAAATCAAGTTGTCGTCCACCGACGACATGTCTGCATAGCCATAGGTTATTTCCGACAACACAAACAGCGACCCCATTACCAAGGACACGTTTTCTGACTTCAGGAATGGAGTGATCCTTTCGCTGGCTTGAATATCTCCGTACATCTGTTTGTTGGCTGTTGTCTTTGCACAGTTATAGAGCACTCTTAAGGCTGACATGGCAAGAAAGCGTCTACTCTGTATATGAGAGGAGACAACATCGTCTCTATTAAGGTGTTATTCTCAATTATGGTTAAAGAAGGAGGCATCTTGAAGTACGAGTGTTAAACTTTTGGCCAATTTGGCCCACGCCTCGGGGATTAGAGCTTAATTTGCTGTAATGCTATCTTGCCGTTGTTGTTGGCGGCACTTAAAGTTGGTTTGTAATTAATTTATTGGAAATAATTTATAATTAACACGATTGcaactaatttgggacaattgaATAGTGAATTGATGTTGATTTCATCTGCAaacgtaagctcatctgcttttctctttaaggtagagctgcacgttgccaacacacttttttcaaaggaatatttctcatttaagatgacaaggaatccccttgtactatattttttcagaaagtaGAGAATCTAAactttagtatggtagcaatagtttactcaaaAGATAAAGAGGGTGTATATTTGTGGTAAAAAACTCAATTTggtataaatgataaaattaatttaagtaaaaacttgacacttttttctgaaatgttatatTTCACTTAAAAGACGCGTATACATagaaaacaactattttatttttcattatctatcctcattttaaaatgtcatgggtggaaagactgacactcaaaaaagtaattaaaaacatgataagcaaaattaaaatgcttcttattcaaaatgtaagaaatttattgccaaacaaagcagtcgttttgttatatagcatttaaagaacataatgtggaAATTTCGGAAAATTTGACCGAGCGATTatagtggagttaaattctttgaaaatcttcaaataaggagaaaaaagaagccaggaaatcggatgatttgcatacatttgcataaattaacacttctttatcatgcatcttatgactgcttgacaagctaaaagtgAACCCAAGgaaaattttaatcttgggttaataaattaattaaaattgaatgaatatttgcaaaaaaatgatttttgagcaaaatacgctgtgtttggTGCTGCGCCTCCTTAAGCTAATTGTTATTATGAGTAATTTTtaacattgcaacattcatCTATTCGGtacccaacacttttgagaattgtaaaaaaaatgtataaagatctaattctcccaaattagctccaatcgtgttaaggttccaagacaagaaattgaccattttaaactaa
This DNA window, taken from Ptychodera flava strain L36383 chromosome 4, AS_Pfla_20210202, whole genome shotgun sequence, encodes the following:
- the LOC139132185 gene encoding neuralized-like protein 4, which codes for MPPKARALNVFEKWHRAFHGTRKDSVKSILKTGELLIPGDTLLGGRKLSEGPGHYTDDWKPKDFDTKQIFMSPSVRYSGMDVYAPACEFEDSCTKKIYEAKVVFQVYVNPSSYKVGPETIGEKSRIDPHFSNKEIEWFTKERGSVIPYGLLIKLK